From one Acidimicrobiales bacterium genomic stretch:
- a CDS encoding ABC transporter ATP-binding protein — protein MLLELTDVRVHYGKVEALKGVSLAVDEGEIVTLIGGNGAGKSTTLKTISGLRPVTSGTIMFDGRSVVGTPAHKLVERGLSQAPEGRGIFPGMSVLENLEMGAYARKGGRSVVNAELDRVFELFPRLEERRAQPGGTLSGGEQQMLAIGRALMAGPKVLLLDEPSMGLAPMLVAQIFDIITEINRQGTTILLVEQNAAQALRRAHRAYVLETGRIVRSDAAAALLDDESVKAAYLGGDVGGSPSSPPGPPPAT, from the coding sequence ATGCTTCTTGAGCTGACCGACGTCCGGGTCCATTACGGCAAGGTCGAGGCGCTCAAGGGGGTCTCCCTGGCCGTGGACGAGGGGGAGATCGTCACCCTCATCGGAGGGAACGGCGCCGGCAAGTCCACCACCTTGAAGACCATCTCCGGGCTTCGTCCGGTCACCTCCGGCACGATCATGTTCGACGGACGCAGCGTCGTCGGCACGCCGGCCCACAAGCTGGTGGAGCGTGGACTGTCGCAGGCTCCCGAGGGCCGCGGCATCTTCCCGGGGATGAGCGTGCTCGAGAACCTCGAGATGGGCGCCTACGCCCGCAAGGGCGGCAGGTCGGTGGTCAACGCCGAACTGGACCGGGTGTTCGAGTTGTTCCCCCGCCTGGAGGAGCGGCGGGCCCAGCCCGGGGGCACCCTGTCGGGCGGCGAGCAGCAGATGCTGGCCATCGGGCGGGCGCTGATGGCGGGGCCGAAGGTGCTGCTGCTCGACGAGCCCTCCATGGGGCTGGCGCCCATGCTCGTCGCCCAGATCTTCGACATCATCACCGAGATCAACCGGCAGGGCACCACCATCCTGCTCGTCGAGCAGAACGCCGCCCAGGCCCTGCGCAGGGCCCACCGGGCCTACGTGCTCGAGACGGGCCGCATCGTACGCAGCGACGCCGCCGCCGCCCTCCTCGACGACGAGTCCGTGAAGGCGGCCTACCTCGGCGGCGACGTGGGCGGTAGCCCGTCGTCGCCACCGGGACCTCCTCCGGCCACCTGA
- a CDS encoding chlorite dismutase family protein gives MTEHGRPEAVTPSTGWGVLHLFCKAGPSVDAEAVVSAVKAAAGDEHQVVSFAVLGHKADIGFLAIGPDLWRLRAFQTALTTAGLVVADSYVSLTEVSEYTKGMPPELLTSRLYPQLPPAGMPAICFYPMSKRRDPGQNWFTLPYEDRQRLMFEHGTSGRAFKGRVLQLVTGSTGVDDYEWGVTLFAVRPDDLKEVVHTMRFDEASAVYADFGPFTTGLVADIEVVLRQAGLS, from the coding sequence GTGACTGAGCACGGTCGTCCCGAGGCGGTCACCCCGTCGACGGGGTGGGGCGTCCTCCACCTCTTCTGCAAGGCCGGCCCCTCGGTCGACGCCGAGGCGGTGGTCAGCGCGGTCAAGGCGGCAGCCGGCGACGAGCACCAGGTCGTCTCGTTCGCCGTCCTCGGGCACAAGGCCGACATCGGCTTCCTGGCCATCGGCCCCGACCTGTGGCGGCTGCGCGCCTTCCAGACGGCGCTCACCACCGCCGGCCTGGTGGTGGCCGATTCCTACGTGTCGCTCACCGAGGTGTCGGAGTACACGAAGGGAATGCCGCCGGAGCTGCTGACCTCGCGGTTGTACCCGCAGTTGCCGCCCGCCGGCATGCCGGCCATCTGCTTCTACCCGATGTCGAAGCGCAGGGACCCCGGGCAGAACTGGTTCACGCTGCCGTACGAGGACCGCCAACGCCTCATGTTCGAGCACGGCACGTCGGGGCGCGCCTTCAAGGGCCGCGTGCTGCAGCTGGTCACCGGTTCCACCGGCGTCGACGACTACGAATGGGGCGTGACCCTCTTCGCCGTCCGGCCCGACGACCTCAAGGAGGTCGTCCACACCATGCGGTTCGACGAAGCCTCCGCCGTGTACGCCGACTTCGGCCCGTTCACGACCGGCCTCGTGGCGGACATCGAGGTCGTGCTGCGCCAGGCCGGCCTGTCGTAG
- a CDS encoding SdrD B-like domain-containing protein, with product MAVAAALAIIGAGFGVSAAEAGTGTISGTAFQDLNRNGVLDSGEPRIPNQQFYLFDGTQTVYYGTTVADGSGRYSFGGLDAASYVVSLEDSAWRAIRTDWVPSTTGSLRPDRAVDLSGAATADFGWRPIVRSTTLGNPISQYAAPNGMRVESYDDVVTAREVYDRVMLGLVGPEAPAVKIHFDLGSGGDTATTSASIGSDGRYELYGADVYASYLSWLDSGDSKLAHEYGHAWSLYHAYITQQDPTFASYLEARDLTGDARLNTSHAWSPREMIAEDYRQLFGSATARAASQENNAILPAASVPGLRRFLHDTFTTAPAGTAPEPAPSAMAVSGMAVNPSPVRSSGVVSWSASGPARVTVTVLNAKGATVRTLLAGVSEPAGTASVAWDRLTDAGRRVGKGTFTARVVATDGSGATATQSVSFSVA from the coding sequence ATGGCTGTCGCCGCGGCCCTTGCGATCATCGGGGCGGGGTTCGGCGTCTCGGCCGCTGAAGCGGGCACCGGCACCATCTCGGGGACCGCGTTCCAGGATCTGAACCGCAACGGCGTCCTCGACTCCGGGGAGCCGAGGATCCCAAACCAGCAGTTCTACCTCTTCGACGGCACGCAGACCGTGTACTACGGCACGACGGTTGCCGACGGGTCCGGGCGCTACAGCTTCGGAGGCCTCGACGCCGCGAGCTACGTCGTCTCGTTGGAGGACTCGGCGTGGCGGGCCATCCGCACCGACTGGGTGCCGAGCACGACCGGGTCGCTCCGGCCCGACCGCGCAGTTGACCTGTCCGGCGCGGCCACCGCCGACTTCGGGTGGCGGCCCATCGTCCGGTCCACGACGCTCGGCAACCCCATCTCGCAGTACGCCGCGCCCAACGGCATGCGCGTGGAGAGCTACGACGACGTGGTGACGGCTCGCGAAGTCTACGACCGCGTGATGCTCGGGCTCGTGGGGCCCGAGGCGCCGGCCGTGAAGATCCACTTCGACCTCGGCTCAGGCGGTGACACGGCGACAACAAGCGCGAGCATCGGGTCGGACGGGCGCTACGAGCTCTACGGCGCCGACGTGTACGCGTCGTACCTCTCGTGGCTCGACAGCGGCGACTCGAAGCTGGCCCATGAGTACGGGCACGCATGGAGCCTGTACCACGCCTACATCACCCAGCAGGACCCCACCTTCGCCTCGTACCTCGAGGCCCGCGACCTCACCGGCGACGCCCGCTTGAACACCTCGCACGCGTGGTCCCCGAGGGAGATGATCGCCGAGGACTACCGCCAGCTCTTCGGGTCGGCGACCGCCCGCGCCGCCTCCCAGGAGAACAACGCCATCCTGCCCGCCGCATCCGTCCCGGGCCTCCGCCGCTTCCTGCACGACACCTTTACCACTGCGCCGGCCGGGACGGCACCGGAGCCAGCGCCATCCGCCATGGCCGTCTCCGGTATGGCCGTGAACCCGAGCCCGGTCCGCAGCTCGGGTGTGGTGTCGTGGTCCGCATCCGGGCCGGCAAGGGTGACCGTCACGGTGCTGAACGCCAAGGGCGCCACCGTGCGGACGCTGCTGGCGGGCGTGAGCGAGCCGGCCGGGACGGCCAGCGTGGCGTGGGACCGGTTGACCGACGCCGGTCGCCGGGTGGGGAAGGGGACCTTCACCGCCAGGGTGGTCGCCACTGACGGGTCGGGGGCCACTGCGACGCAGTCCGTGAGCTTCTCCGTCGCCTGA
- a CDS encoding AAA family ATPase, which yields MTSHTDNASSGLAWPDHDSGPVPPPSDEARRRDERETRKPLGTWDRVKFLVLIGGVWLVLVWAAMADDPNLPFGDAVRTHVRSNAWLLVLFGLEVLRQLHYLISERSVGYHRWWTNRFAAAERRTGKMNDWTRYRMGRAFKFLLVLVLAAVVLGKAYDVSPVQGLFRLPTAIWGAMPMIVQVMFFMFLAVIQFVAIFWFLSRGGVETYFPEDIKTRFSDVWGQDPVVERVKENMLFLENPESIEEKGGYVPGGILLWGPPGTGKTLMAEAVAGETGKPYVFVDPGAFTNMFMGVGILKVKSLFRKLRKLAVRYGGVIAFFDEADSLGNRGAGVSAGFRSPAEAHQWERLTSCNGLNYTSPATASMVVRAGMASGLAADEHPGLVSRFVMGAGMGGGGMGTLQALLSELSGLKKPRGFVNRVVRRSLGLRPKPPPKYRLMIMMATNMPQALDEALLRPGRVDRIYKVGYPSKEGRKRTYEGYFAKVAHELTDADLEKLSVMTPYATGAKIKDMVNESLIVAIRDGRSSITWGDVMRAKQLKDLGPPEDVEYIERERHAVAVHEACHAVAAVKVRRHLTIDIATIEKGGTYLGMVASIPPEDQFTRWRSEYEADIIVSLASLAGERIFFGGDNSSGVSGDLDSATRVATMMEGYWGMGSTVASHGVTHEVGIGGGGRPGSGEGKDGKDREKELLESGLGQRIEEKLADLLHRAERLLRENRQLVLAVAHALESNRTLTGEDVVAIVEGRQGPLLDGRPYHTPEFLELAEQYHNAAVSAHQGHGDVLLPLPRWSANGSNGSGSNGHNGHHAFQPPPARTAVDAEAEEVRVPDAPVDEAHAAESTADDGAPAGDGPVAGEGGPVETVATGDADPAEAASDGADDAAPAPEPPRRRPRRPRD from the coding sequence GTCTGGGCGGCCATGGCCGACGACCCCAACCTGCCGTTCGGCGACGCCGTGCGCACCCACGTCCGGTCGAACGCCTGGCTCCTCGTGCTGTTCGGGTTGGAGGTCCTCCGCCAGCTCCATTACCTGATCAGCGAGCGGTCGGTCGGGTACCACCGGTGGTGGACCAACCGCTTCGCGGCTGCCGAGCGCCGCACCGGGAAGATGAACGACTGGACGCGCTACCGCATGGGTCGCGCCTTCAAGTTCCTCCTCGTGCTCGTGCTGGCCGCGGTCGTGCTCGGCAAGGCGTACGACGTCTCACCCGTGCAGGGCCTGTTCCGCCTGCCCACGGCGATCTGGGGCGCCATGCCGATGATCGTCCAGGTCATGTTCTTCATGTTCCTGGCCGTGATCCAGTTCGTCGCCATCTTCTGGTTCCTCTCACGCGGCGGCGTGGAGACGTACTTCCCCGAGGACATCAAGACCCGCTTCAGCGACGTGTGGGGCCAGGACCCGGTGGTCGAGCGGGTCAAGGAGAACATGCTGTTCCTCGAGAACCCGGAGTCGATCGAGGAGAAGGGCGGCTACGTCCCCGGCGGCATCCTGTTGTGGGGTCCTCCGGGCACCGGCAAGACGCTGATGGCCGAGGCGGTGGCGGGCGAGACCGGCAAGCCGTACGTGTTCGTGGATCCGGGCGCCTTCACCAACATGTTCATGGGCGTCGGCATCCTCAAGGTGAAGTCGCTGTTCCGCAAGCTGCGCAAGCTGGCCGTGCGCTACGGCGGCGTGATCGCCTTCTTCGACGAGGCCGACTCCCTCGGCAACCGCGGCGCAGGCGTGTCCGCCGGCTTCCGCTCGCCGGCCGAGGCCCACCAGTGGGAGCGGCTCACGTCCTGCAACGGGCTGAACTACACGTCGCCCGCCACCGCCTCGATGGTCGTGCGGGCCGGCATGGCCTCGGGCCTGGCCGCCGACGAGCATCCCGGGCTGGTGTCCCGCTTCGTCATGGGCGCCGGCATGGGCGGCGGCGGAATGGGGACGCTCCAGGCCCTGCTGTCGGAACTGTCGGGCCTGAAGAAGCCGCGGGGCTTCGTGAACCGGGTCGTGCGCCGCAGCCTCGGCCTGCGGCCCAAGCCGCCGCCCAAGTACCGGCTGATGATCATGATGGCCACCAACATGCCGCAGGCTCTCGACGAGGCCCTCCTGCGGCCCGGACGCGTCGACCGCATCTACAAGGTCGGGTATCCGTCGAAGGAGGGGCGCAAGCGAACCTACGAGGGGTACTTCGCCAAGGTGGCCCACGAGCTCACCGACGCCGACCTCGAGAAGCTGTCGGTCATGACCCCCTACGCCACGGGCGCCAAGATCAAGGACATGGTGAACGAGTCGCTCATCGTCGCCATCCGCGACGGGCGCAGCAGCATCACGTGGGGCGACGTCATGCGGGCCAAGCAGCTGAAAGACCTCGGGCCGCCTGAGGACGTGGAGTACATCGAGCGCGAGCGCCATGCCGTGGCCGTGCACGAGGCCTGCCATGCCGTCGCCGCCGTGAAGGTTCGCCGCCACCTCACCATCGACATCGCCACCATCGAGAAGGGCGGCACCTACCTCGGCATGGTCGCGTCCATCCCGCCGGAGGACCAGTTCACGCGGTGGCGCTCGGAGTACGAGGCCGACATCATCGTGAGCCTGGCGTCTCTCGCCGGTGAGCGCATCTTCTTCGGCGGCGACAACTCCTCGGGCGTGTCGGGGGACCTCGACAGCGCCACCCGGGTGGCCACCATGATGGAGGGCTACTGGGGGATGGGGTCCACGGTCGCGTCCCACGGCGTCACCCACGAGGTCGGCATCGGCGGCGGCGGCCGGCCCGGTTCCGGCGAGGGCAAGGACGGCAAGGACCGCGAGAAGGAGCTGCTCGAGAGCGGCCTGGGCCAGCGCATCGAAGAGAAGCTGGCCGATCTGCTCCACCGGGCCGAGCGGCTGCTCAGGGAGAACCGCCAGCTGGTACTGGCCGTTGCCCACGCCCTCGAGTCGAACAGGACGCTCACCGGCGAGGACGTCGTCGCCATCGTGGAGGGGCGGCAGGGCCCGCTGCTCGACGGGCGGCCCTACCACACGCCCGAGTTCCTGGAGCTGGCCGAGCAGTACCACAACGCCGCGGTGTCGGCCCACCAGGGCCACGGCGACGTGCTGCTGCCGTTGCCGCGCTGGTCGGCCAACGGCTCGAACGGCAGCGGGTCCAACGGCCACAACGGCCATCACGCCTTCCAGCCGCCGCCCGCGCGGACCGCCGTCGACGCCGAGGCCGAGGAGGTGCGCGTCCCCGACGCACCGGTCGACGAGGCCCACGCAGCGGAGAGCACGGCCGACGACGGTGCGCCGGCCGGTGACGGACCGGTCGCCGGTGAGGGCGGTCCGGTCGAGACTGTCGCGACCGGCGATGCTGATCCGGCCGAGGCGGCGTCCGACGGGGCGGACGACGCCGCTCCTGCGCCCGAGCCCCCCCGGCGCCGGCCGCGCCGGCCCCGTGACTGA
- a CDS encoding SpaA isopeptide-forming pilin-related protein → MLIVGAALPLAFTLPSDALSPGTFVGNDGNLTKEGSTTDWCNKTVAELAAQAPPNTNVCPAGAKAPNLVVQLDKESGSSTDDAFSNGTKDDDDPPTVGTGGVPPNKDDLVRFYVANEKVAGKDFLYLGYERIAPNAASAHEAFEFNQNKCAYGGDPLTVTSDSVCSANGVTPARKAGDALFYYDFEGGSDAPVISVSRWITAGSGDLCEVPSNKKPPCWDKKVALDASKAEALTNSTAVLDPLNPGAPRTMQPNEFGEAAINLTDSNLIPTDSCLGFGSAYVASRSSGNSSQSTRKDFIAPALVNINNCQPATISIKKVDQSGANLGGATIGLYNDEATAALGHGVWEPTSTLATVSVPGGNTDTTVTNPCVTTAADSTCNWTVTGTGTSHFLIRETAAPAGYNLNTTAVHVDVTFSSSVQNLVQADMVNIPANRDLVVKKIDDDDPANPVSGVVFKVVEDVSPASDFGAAERTAYASATVKTCTTGANGLCTVTDLEPAKFYWVVEASRPAGYGDDTGASSCTVSTGPDVVKRCRRIEVPIGTGSVGPVGATFTNPRLFKVVTIVCRKTDGKLYGSEAAYDGAALTGTNNTATSSTAEAAICAMTGSAVHDNVTYGEHSPNKVNIPR, encoded by the coding sequence ATGCTGATCGTGGGAGCCGCCCTTCCGCTGGCGTTCACTCTCCCGAGTGATGCGCTGTCCCCGGGCACTTTTGTCGGGAATGACGGGAACCTCACGAAGGAGGGATCGACGACCGACTGGTGCAACAAGACGGTCGCCGAGCTGGCCGCCCAGGCGCCGCCGAACACCAACGTGTGCCCGGCCGGGGCGAAAGCCCCGAACCTCGTCGTGCAGCTTGACAAGGAGTCCGGGTCGTCCACCGACGACGCCTTCAGCAACGGGACGAAGGACGACGACGATCCGCCCACGGTGGGTACGGGTGGCGTGCCGCCGAACAAGGACGACCTGGTGCGCTTCTACGTGGCCAACGAGAAGGTCGCCGGCAAGGACTTCCTCTACCTCGGCTACGAGCGCATCGCCCCGAACGCGGCCTCTGCGCACGAGGCCTTCGAGTTCAACCAGAACAAGTGCGCCTACGGCGGTGACCCACTCACGGTCACGTCCGACTCGGTGTGCAGCGCCAACGGGGTCACGCCCGCCCGCAAGGCTGGCGACGCGCTCTTCTACTACGACTTCGAGGGTGGATCCGACGCGCCGGTGATCTCGGTGTCGCGCTGGATCACGGCCGGCTCCGGCGACCTGTGCGAGGTCCCGAGCAACAAGAAGCCCCCGTGCTGGGACAAGAAGGTCGCTCTCGACGCGAGCAAGGCAGAAGCGCTCACGAACAGCACGGCCGTACTGGACCCGCTCAACCCGGGTGCGCCCCGCACGATGCAGCCGAACGAGTTCGGCGAGGCGGCCATCAACCTGACCGACTCCAACCTGATCCCGACGGACAGCTGCCTCGGCTTCGGGAGCGCCTACGTCGCCAGCCGCTCCTCGGGCAACTCGTCGCAGTCGACCCGCAAGGACTTCATCGCACCGGCGCTGGTGAACATCAACAACTGCCAGCCGGCGACGATTTCCATCAAGAAGGTCGACCAGAGCGGCGCCAACCTCGGTGGTGCCACCATCGGCCTGTACAACGACGAGGCCACCGCCGCCCTCGGCCACGGCGTCTGGGAGCCCACCAGCACCCTGGCGACCGTGTCGGTGCCTGGTGGGAACACCGACACCACGGTGACCAACCCGTGCGTCACCACGGCCGCCGACTCCACCTGCAACTGGACGGTGACCGGCACGGGGACCAGCCACTTCCTTATCCGGGAGACGGCTGCCCCGGCGGGCTACAACCTGAACACGACGGCCGTGCACGTCGACGTGACGTTCTCCTCGTCGGTCCAGAACCTGGTCCAGGCCGACATGGTCAACATCCCGGCGAATCGTGATCTGGTCGTCAAGAAGATCGACGACGACGATCCGGCCAATCCCGTGTCGGGCGTGGTGTTCAAGGTGGTCGAGGACGTCAGCCCGGCCAGCGACTTCGGTGCGGCCGAGCGGACGGCATACGCCTCGGCGACGGTGAAGACCTGCACCACGGGGGCGAACGGCCTGTGCACCGTCACCGACCTCGAACCGGCCAAGTTCTACTGGGTCGTGGAAGCGTCCCGCCCCGCCGGGTACGGCGACGACACCGGTGCGTCCAGCTGCACCGTCTCCACCGGGCCCGACGTGGTGAAGCGGTGCCGCCGGATCGAGGTGCCCATCGGCACCGGCTCCGTGGGACCGGTCGGAGCGACGTTCACCAACCCGCGCCTGTTCAAGGTCGTCACCATCGTCTGTCGCAAGACCGACGGCAAGCTGTACGGGTCCGAGGCCGCCTACGACGGCGCCGCCCTCACGGGCACGAACAACACGGCCACGTCGTCGACCGCCGAGGCCGCCATCTGTGCGATGACCGGATCGGCCGTGCATGACAACGTCACCTACGGGGAGCACTCACCGAACAAGGTGAACATCCCCCGCTAG